From the genome of Loxodonta africana isolate mLoxAfr1 chromosome 19, mLoxAfr1.hap2, whole genome shotgun sequence:
ctgcctgcagcaCGGTTGAGAAGAAGCTGCCCTCATGGAAcagctgtatcctgagtgttcctgaacctgaactgcaACTTACTTTCCTAagaaaccccataactgtgagtatggtctgtgagttctgcgtggccattgggatgaattatcaaacccagcagaggagtagggaatgccatgggagggacagctggtgtcagaactggtaaaaaggttggaggtgatggccatatctgacctctgcctcgtaGGAACCAGCCTTGGCTATTGATcgtgattctccttcccccttgtgaagttagaggcgGTCAGATGCCCTCGCCACACCGTTTTTACACCGTGTTAGCAGCATACAGCTCACACTCAGTGAATGCCCCCTGAGGAGGCCTGTGGTCTGGCCCATCCCCTGAGGGTCTGTCTCTCTCCCGCTGTCAGGAACCTCGAGCTGGTTGAAAATAAAGTCCATCAGGAAGGTATGCTTTCCAAGAGCCTCTGCTTAGGCCTCTCAGTCAGCTCAGTGAGAACATTTATCCCTTGAGTGTTAACTAAATGATGGTGGGAGGTGGTCTCCTTCCTGTTCGTCGTCTGAAATAAACACCGTCCAGCAGGCCAGTTTCTGCTCCCCTGTGGCTTCTGTGATTCCTTGGTCCTCTCAGAAATTTCAGGTAAGATGTGGAAGTTCCTCACACCTTGGTGTTTTGGGATGTTGTCTAGGCGTGCTTAGTGTGTACACAGCGTTGTCAGTTCATGGAGCGTGGGGCCGCCAGAGCCCCCAGGCAGGGGGTATGTGGCATAGCAGTGACACGGTAGCCTGCCTGAGTGGGTGACCACGTGAGGGCTACCACAGACTGCTCTTTTGACACACACCGGGCGTGTCCTGATGCGGGGGGCGTAAGGAATTTGAGGTGCCTCTTTCAAAGAACCCCAAAACCATtaaactcttttaaaaaattatatcaagaGAGGAAGCCTACAAGGCAGTCAGTGGAAACTGTTATCAATCATGACACTGAAAGGTCATTTCAGGATGGAAAGAACGCAGGGAACCTCGATTCTCAAGTACAGGGGTGCCTGGAGGTCCCAGACCTGGCATTTCAGCTTAGGGGAGAGATGCCCATCCTGAGCTGCTTGTTTTTCTGCTTTGCATGATGTTATTCCATGTGGAGGGGCTCACTGAAACTACAGAGAACTCCTATCACATAAAGCAGAGTCCAACTCACAGGAGGCTGAATGCCCCATCTCGACAGGCTTGTCTAGCCCTGGAGTCTATGTTTGTCCCTAACAGGATCTCCTGGCCCCAGGAGCCTGTCTTCCTGTGAGGCAGCGCTGATGGTTAGACTTTATCCAGCCCAGGGGTTAGCAAACCAAACATGGCCTGAGACCGGCTTTTCTGAAGTTTAATTGGATCACAGCTACACTCACTTGCTTATATACGGTCCACGGCTGTTTTTGTGTTCCACGCAGTTGAGGAGTTGCAGCCGAGACGTCAGGCACTGTGAGGTCCTACAGTCTGGCTCGTGACAGAAGCCTGCTGTGCCTGCCCTAGCAGGCCGGCATCTGGATCCAAACCACGACCTGATCACATCACTGATCACAACCCTGTCTAGAAACAAGGATGTGCAAAATAAGTGAAAGAATTAGGAGACTCAGGCTGATAAGGATGTGTGGAATGTCTTTAAGATGATATTTATTATCCTGAACACTTGTCCTGGAAAACTACTTCTGGGATCAGCTCTTTCTAAATGCAAGCGCCTCACACCCGGTGAGGTCACTGTGTCGGAACCCCGAGGCCCCACCTATCAGTGGCTTAGAACAAAGGCTCATTGTCGCTCAGGTGGGATGTCCACCATCAGTTGACTGGAGTGCAGCTTTTTTCATTGTCAAAGTAATTCCTGCCCATCATCACAAATGAAAATAATGTGTGGTGTAAAGCACGAAGTGAGAATTTCCTTTTCCTCCTGCCTCATCCCAACTCCATCCCTTAGTggcaccaccttttttttttttttaattttgttgttggtgAGAACATACACAACCGAACATACACCGGTTCAACCAGttctacatgtagaattcagGGACGTTGATTgtgttctttgagttgtacaaccattctcaccctccttttctgagttattcctccctcgttaatgtaaactcactgccccctaatgttcctatctcatctttcaatgttgttaatttgatcccatatagttattaagagagcacaatgctcaaggcagacattttttactaactAAGCTaagctattatttggttttaagaagacttctgggaatacttttggtttaaggtttaaagattatctcaaagcAACAATAGTTcccaggggttcatccagcctctatggctccagaaagtgtggaatctatgagaatttgaaattctgttctacattttcccccttttgatcaggattcttctatagagccttgaatcaaaatgttcagtaacggtagctgggcaccatccagttctggtctcatggctaaggaagcagttgttcatagaggcaattaaCCATACAttgcatttcctcctcctattcctgactctaaggaggcctggtggtgcagtggttgagtgctcggctgctaaccgagaggtcggtggttcaaacttaccagatAGCCTGTGGGAGAaagtgtgacagtctgctcctgtacaggttacagccttggaaaccctgtggatcagttctactctgtcctgtaagatcactgtgagttgaaattgactcaacagccatggttggcttattcctgactcttctctgttgttccaggcaaatagggaccaattgttgtatcttgaaTGGCCTAgtgcaagcctttaagaccccaggaactacacaacaaactaggaggtacaacagaagcactaaacacgttattaggctaattaactggGAGGTCCCATTAAatcatgatcctaaacctccaaaccaagaaaacaaatcccatgagggtatttggttgtatataagcagcctcagcagctattctttttgtatgtgtgtgtgtcattgtaaatatgtctatcacacaacttttgccagttcaactttttacagctgTACAACTTACTGTCACAATTACAATAACTGGctgcaatcctacccttaatcaatgacaTTTTTCCATCACTATAAACCGAAATTCAGTGCTCTGTAACCGATAACCCCCTTTTTCCTCTCCCTCTTGCccctggtcaccactaagaaactttggtctctgtacatttgccttttcttattgtataagtgaggtcatagggtatttgtcctttttttattgtgctttagccgAAAttgtacagctcaagttaatttctcataccaaaacatatacacatgttgttttgtgacattagttgcaatccccacaatgtgacagcatgctcccaccttccaccccgggttccctgtgtccattcaaccagttcctgtctcttcctgccttctcatcctgtctccagacaggagacacccatttggtctcatgtgtctgcttgaactatgaagcacactcttcatgagtattatttggtattatagtcctgtctaatcttagtctgaagagtgggttttaggcatggttttagttctgggttaggagagtgtccagggccatagttttgagggttcctccagtctctgtcagaccattaagtctggtctttttacgtgaaatTGAGTTCTGCCctgcacttttctcctgctccatctgggactctctgttgtgttccctatcagggcagtcactgtttttttgattgacttatttcactcagcataatgtcttcaagctccatccatattgtagcatgtatcaagacttcatttttcctactggctgagtagtattccattgcgtggatgtgtaccacattttgtttatccattcatccgctgatgggcatttatgttgtttccaccttttggctattgtgaatagtgctacagtaTACACtgttgtacaagtatctgtttgagtctctgctttcaagtcttctggtagttctatttgtagttttttgaggaactgccacactgttccCCAATGGCTGCGCCATTTTGCATTCTACCACCAAggaataagggttccaatttccccacatcctcaccaacctgtgttattttctgttttttttttttttttttaatcttagccatcctgttattattaggtaccattgagtcagttccaactcatagcaatactatgtaccacagaacgagacactgcccagtcctgccccatgctcacagttgttatgcttgagccccattgttgcagccactgtgtcagtccatctcattgagggtcttcctcttttctgctgaccctgtactttaccaagcatgatgtccctctccagggactgatccctcctgacaacatgtccaaagtatctaagaggcactctagccatccttgcttccaaggagtgttctggttgtccttcattcaagacagatttgttcctagtgggagtgaaatcgtatctctttgtgattttgattgcatctctctgatggctaataggaaaccctggtggcgtagtggttaagtggttaagtgctacggctgctaaccaaagggttagcagttcgaatccaccagacgctccttggaaactctatggagcagttctactctgtcctacagggtcgctatgagtcggaatcgacttgacggtacttggtttggttttggatggctAACGACGctgagcatcatttcatgtgtttggtggctgtCTGAATGTCCTCATTggggaaatgtctattcaagtcctttgcctgttttataatggggttatttgtctttttgttctcaagttttatgtatatattggttattaggttcttatcgaatacatggtttccaaagatattctccccattggtagcttgtcttttcacttttttagtaaagtcttttgataaacaaatgttttaatttttatgaggtagtGGCATCACTCTTAGTACTTTGGTATATgtcatcatttttctttcctttgatgCTAGAAACACATTTTCCACTTTAAATGGAGGGTTTTCACAGCACTTTATCTTACAGCTGGCTTTTCTTCCCTTAACCCTCTTCTTTGAAAGCTCTGCGTGCCCACTGTGCAGGTCTGCTCCCATCCACTGTTAGTGTCTGTGTGAAGCCGTGCGTGGGAGCGTTTTTCTATCTCACTTTCTTTGCTACTACGAACCCTGGGACAGTGGCCATTCTTGCCACGTTTCCTTACACACTCAAGCTTGTCTGTTCTCACAGTAAGTTCTTAGAAGTGGGGTTTCTGGGTCAGACAGTGAGTGCGTTTTACATTTTGAGAGACATTGCCCAATTGTGTTCCCATCCTCACAGTCTCCTGCACTTGAGCTCAGGTGACAgttttgcatttccttgattgTTTTTGAGGTCAGTCATGTTGTGTTTGGTCATTTGAGGCAGGCACAGGGCAGAAGAGCCCCTGCCCATGTGGCATTCTCTCGGGCCCTAGAAGAATGCGTATTGGGAGAGATGAGTCTTGGGACTGCCCCACTTTTATCCAGAGGCACAGTGTCCTATTCTGTTCATTTGAATTTTATCATAGTATTTTAAGAATACTTGGACATACCCTCGAAACTCttgtcctgagataatccttaaaccttaaaccaaaaatatcccctgaagtctttttaaaaccaaataatagtttagcttagctagtagagaatgcctgccttgagcattatactctttcgagatctatctatatgggagcaaactggcaacagcaactcaaaagattagatatgaaccttaaggggcagtgagtttatgtaaatgagggaggaacaattcagaaacgGAGGGAGAGACtggttacacaactcgaagaatgtaatcagtgtcactgaattacacatgtagaaactgttgagttggtgtatattttgctgtgtatattctcaacaacaacaaaaattaaaatttacaaaaaaacagCTTGAACATACTGTGAGCTATTTCTTAGCTCGTAATATTTTCCTTGGGCGAGTATGTCCCTAGAGGCACGTTAGGAAAGGCTAAGTCATTTACTCCAAGGACAGTACCATCttgggctgtgattttttttggggtggggggaggggatagAAAAGTATGAAGACTTCATCTTGCCCCCCGCACCACATCTATGTGATGCATCTGACCTGCTTTAGAAGGGGCAACAGGAGCATTTTGAGGGACCTGTAGGTTTTCAGGGGaagacaatctcttttgtgataccATCTTATAACCTTTCTAATTGGATCCAGTCTTTTGGCCTGATGAAGCTCACGCTTTGAAAGCTGGTTTTGCTGTGATTTTACAACAATGCCAGCAGAACGTTGAGGCTGCTGGAGTCAGCCGCTTCACTGCCTTGGGATGGACGCCATAGCACTGGCTCAACATAATGGCTGCTTCTCGTAGGATGGGGTTGTGGGCTGGTGGCGCTGAGTCTCTGCTCTTTCGTAACTTCTTCCAGACccattaaaccaaacccgttgctgtcgagtcaattccgactcatagtgttgcagggcaaggcttcccagctcggCACTAAGcctgcctaggttcttgccttctttttaccaagaatgaccaggagaggctcagaggttccacacgaaCAAAGATTTATTAGTGGCAGAAAGAAGGCAAAGGCTCTCGAGGGAGAGACGAGAGGGGTTTCTACCTACGCTAGCCTCTAGTCTCTTTCTGAACAAAGGATTTCCTAGGATTTATAAAAGTTTTTAGGTGGGAAAACGGCATCATCTTTATTCATTAaatgggtggagatttccaggagaaggggagggactACGAAAATCAAATGCCAcgcagttagaattcaagatggatttcctcacagaggttgctggaactaagatggagtctgtcacaaaggctgccagCATGtggaacaggacttattctggaaTGTTGTGCATGCGTGATGCCTCTGGACCTTGGTTCGAGTCCCGGTGAGGGATCACTGCTTATGTTTGTCTCAcgtggaaggtcattcataggccaCGTTGATCTTTACTGCGCACGCTCGGCACCTGGTGGGGACTTAAAAAACCACCTTGAAGAAGTAGTTATCTACTTGATTAGTCAAGGACGTCTGTTAACGGAATGTGGAAAGAAAAGATTAATTATTCAGAAAGAAATACATTCTAACAACCCATGGCGGGGTGGCGGTGAAGCTTGTGCGTGGGTTCCGATCCAGGAATTTAGGAGTATTGAGCCAGAATTCCTCTACCTCAGCCAGTCTGATTCCTTGTCTGTCTCAACagtgagcctgtaggacagagtagaactgccccggagggtttccaaatagcacctagtagaatagaactgccggccttttggttagcagctgtagctcttaaccactcccgGTAGAGCTAATTAAGACACTGAACAGTCTCTCCGGGAGCTCCAGGGTGTGGTTACTTCCGGGCTCGCCTCTCGGAAGGGAGCTCCTGTGAGATGCCTGTCCTGAGCTCAAGTCCCAGGGCCCCCAGGCCTGTagctgcccacccccacccccacccccaccacaggGCACTGTGTGTCGCACTCTGCAGAGCAGCCCTCAACTCACACCGAGTTCCCTTCTTGAAAAGCACGGTTTCTCCATTTCCATCCCAAGATGCACAACTCAGGACTACATTTTGTCTCACTGAGCAAAATcttgtaataaaacatttttcttctttgcagTCCTTCCAGGGAAGTCAGGGACGAGCCTACCTCTTCAATTCTGTGTGAGTATTCCTGGTCAATACTCGCATGGACAGGTCACACTCACTGTTAAATACACATACCTCTTCTGTACATCCATTTAATTGGTTGGCTATTCACAGCTGGAATGTGCAAATACACTCCGTCAATGATGTGAAAGAACTCTAGGTTTGCCCATAAAAGCATAATTCTTGTATCCGAGAATTTAATCTTCCACACACATTTTGGTTTAATTGATTCCTGTGTGAGACAGGCTTTGGTTTTTAGTGTACTCGGCAGAGCTGCAGCCATCTCCTCACAGTTGTCCCCTCCTGGGATTCTCGTGGGGAAATAAAAAGCAGTTTGATCTCATAAAAGGTGGTAGTGGGCAGAGGGTGGGGGAGGCGGGGAGTTAAGAAGGAACGGTGCTGGCTTCTGGAAAGTTCCGGTTTCTTCTAGTAAAGGATGGGCTCGGGGAAATTAACGCCACAGATTGGAGGCAGGTGGGAGCGAGTCACACCCCCACaggctgggtgggggtggggagtgctGCTGCCTGCCGTGGGGTGCCCGTCCCTAGCACTGTCCCGCACCCCTTCTTCTCTGCAGGGTGAACGTGGGCTGCGGCCCCGCCGAGGAGCGAGTTCTGCTCACGGGTTTACACGCAGTGGCGGATATCTACTGTGAAAACTGCAAAACCACCTTGGGCTGGAAATACGTGAGTACCCGTCTTACTGTAATATGTCACAGAACGCACCCATTTACtataataaataaaacatgttACAAACAGGCACAAAATTAACACACAAAGGAGTGAGCTCTCCCACTGACATCTGGTGGAGTGGAACGGTCAAACAGTACATCTTTTACGATAAAATTTCTTTAAGCCAATTAAAAGTGTATCTGATCCCATGGGCACACCTACATTTTCATGAACAAAACCAGCATCTGGTGGAGAGAGCCGCCCACTATCTGCAGACATGGCTGTCCCGCCCCTGCTGCTTGGACTCTCAGCCCCACTGAGCGAGGGGGGCCCTGAGGCCCAGCAGTCAGGCCCAGCCACCTTGGGGAAATGCCATGGCTGTGCCTGTGGCGTTCATTTGCAATAACAATCCCAGCAGACCCTCTTGCAGCGCCAGGTGCCTTGGGCTCCTGGGTCTGTTTAGGATCTAAAGATAGGATTCAACCCCCCTCCTGCCATGGGCTCTTACTCCTTCCCCCCTTTCTCCTGCACCTTGCGTGGGGTgcgaccccccacccccaccagctcCATCTCTCGAAAGCACAGAGGGTCTTCTCATCCAGAGAGAAGCTGCCCTCTTGGCTGCCCTCCTCCTCCCCTGCTGCCCAAACTTGACGTTACTGCTCTGCCccttcaccccccaccccccacgcaCTGATACTCTCCGAGGCCGGGTCCTCATTGCCAAGGCCACGTTTCTGTGTGGTGCGCCTGGAACCTGCAGCGGTGGCCTGGAGAGGCACCTTCTGCTTGGAACCTGTCTTCTCCACCTCTCTGGCCACCTAGCCTCCTTTGTCTCCTTCCGGTGCCTTCAGCCTCATGTGGTTCCAACCACctgtgtgttggcatctcccagaCTGTCCCTCCAGCAAAGGCTGTGTGTCCAGGGCCTCCTGGCAGGCCTGTGCACAGAGCGGAAGTTGGGGGTCGGGCTGGGTGAGTGCCCCCTTTGAGAGCCCTCCTGCCCTGGCCACCCGGGGCCATCTGTCTGCTTGCTCGCTCGCTCTCAAATTAGGTATGAGGTGCACAGTCTACAGTGGGAGTGTGTCCACAAGGCCTGCCTGTGCCCTAACCCTCTCACCTGGGGTCCCCGCATCCGCACCAGGTGCTGCCCACCTGTCCTTGCAGCTTCTTCCTTTACTGCAACGCTCTTTCCTGTCTGCTGGCCTGAGGTGGTGAGCGCAGTAGGCAGGGCATGCCAGCATGGGCTGTACACATATCCTGGAACAGCGTGACAGAGGGAGCTGGGGACACCCTGCCCGTCACAACTCACCCACGAAGGTTTCCCCCCGAAGGGCATTCTGTCCCTCCGGACACCTCTGGCTATACGTGTACGTGTGTACTTGCTGTCAGTCTCCTTTCAGACGGAACTCCTGAAAGGGAGCTTCCCCCGCTTTGCACCTCCGCAGCTGCCCTACACATGAACAGATTCAAATCCATACTTCCCCACACATTCAGTCATAATTAAGGACAGACACAGAGTAAACCCacactgactggatggcactgtcccctaagctgttctccctctgggcGGGAGATGAGTGAGCGCTCTCCACACTGGGGAGAAGGAAACGGGAACACACACGGCAACATCTGTGTGCAGATAACGGATTGCGCGCTTCTTTGCCAAGAGTATAGTAAAattgaaaaaatgaaatagattCTGTCCTGACACCTTCtctctccacttttttttttttcttttccccaaggAACACGCCTTTGAGAGCAGTCAGAAATATAAGGAAGGAAAATTTATTATTGAGCTTGCCCACATGATCAAAGACAATGGTTGGGAGTAAAGCGAGGCTTGTCGTGCTATTTGAATGCCATTTTGTGAAAGAGCTTGTGAATGTACCGGAGACCTGGGGTTGTCCTGGATGACACTGTTTCTTGAACTTTAAACCTCACAGGCGTCTGTGCCGGCTCCTTGGGTAAGGCCCACCCTCCGATCTGTTCTCTTCATGTACATGGTTGTTTCTGAAGTTTTTCAATGACCCCTTTCTAACTTCTCAAGTTCCAGAGAAAGAATTAACCAACTGGTGACTTACCTGTCTACTTAATATCTTCACTGTCTGTAGGGTGGGGCCTGTTTAGAGAGCAGTGCCTCACCCCCCCTTTTTCAAGtggtggtatcttttttttttttaatttttttgatttaCAAAACTACACATTGCTTGTTCCTCTCACAGATGAACTGTTAAGAGCATTGTGTTCCTTTAGGAATATTCTAGAGAAGTCAATGAAT
Proteins encoded in this window:
- the YPEL1 gene encoding protein yippee-like 1 — its product is MVKMTKSKTFQAYLPNCHRTYSCIHCRAHLANHDELISKSFQGSQGRAYLFNSVVNVGCGPAEERVLLTGLHAVADIYCENCKTTLGWKYEHAFESSQKYKEGKFIIELAHMIKDNGWE